A region of the Desulfobacter postgatei 2ac9 genome:
CGTATGTAATTGAGCCAGGTGGCCCGTTCCAGTTTATCCGGCAGATTCTTGATCCCCTGGGTCAGCAGTTTGGCGTTTTTGGTGGCAACGGCATCCCATAATAACGCCATCAAGGTCGCATTATAGGCAATTTCACACTCTTTGGCATTGATGGCATCTTCACCAAAGTACTTGACGATCTCTACCGGGGCTACGATCGCCTCGGCAATAAAAACAACCCCGGGGGCAGTGATCTGACAACAATCTTTAAACAATTGCAGCAATTTATGGGCTTCATATTCATTTTGACTGGTACTGCCGATTTTTTTCCACAGAAAAGCAACCGCGTCCAAACGCAATATATCCACGCCCTGGTTGGCCCAGAAGAGCAACACATCCAGCATTTCGATAAAAACTGCCGGGTTGCTGTAATTGAGATCCCATTGATAGGTGTTAAAGACCGTCATGACCCACTTATGCATAGTCTCGTCCCAGGTAAAATTGCCCGGGGCCTGGTCCGGAAATATTTCCGGCAGGGTCTGTTCAAACATATCGGGGATTTTCCGGTTTTCAAAACAATAAAAATAGTCTTGGTAGCGTGGATCTCCTGACCGGGCTTTTTGCGCCCATTCGTGCTCATCGGACACATGGTTTACCACCACATCCAGGGTCAGCAGCATCTCCCTTTGTTTCATCTCTTTGGCCAGATTCTTTACATTTTCCAGCGTGCCTATCTTGTCGTTGATTTTTCGAAAATCGCTCACGGCATATCCGCCGTCACTGGCCCCTTTGGGGCATTTCAGTATCGGCATGATATGAACCAGGTTAACCCCCAATTCCTGCAAATAGGCAAGTTTGGCTTGAACCCCTTTCAGGTTGTCGGCGAAACCGTCTGCATACAGTGTCATTCCCACCCATTTTTGGTCAAGGAACCAATTGAAATCTTTTTCCCTTGCCAGGTCACTTCTCCTCAGATTCCTGGGTCTTTTTATGTACTGGCGTGCCATGGTTTCCACCAGATAAAGCAGGTGCTCATTAAAATCATCCCGCTGGCCATACAATTGTTCAAAAATAAGGAAAAGACTGTAAAAATTGGCGCCCAGGCGGGTGTAAAAATGGTGGAGATCCTGTTTTCTGATTTTCGGTTTGAGCTTATCCAGAATTTCGTTCAATAAAGAATGTGAGAACTGTTCGTACATAACCTACTTCCAGGCGTTTAAAAACGGTTTGTAAAATCTTTTATCTGTAGTGGTTGCTCCGCGAATTTCAACAACGGCCCCGGCAAATTCCTGGGCACGTTTCAGTGTTGTTTCCAACGCCCAGTTTTTTAATTTTCCCAACAGCAGGACGCTGCTGAACGCATCTCCTGCGCCGACGGTATCAATGACCGATATTGTCTTTTCGGGTGAAACGGAAATGGGAGAAGCGCCGTTGGCCATGTAAATAACGGCGCCTTTTTCACCATGTGTCAGGATGATGTGTTTTACATGTGTGGCGCAAAACAGTGTGTTGATCCGGTTCTCTTCTTTGCTGCGGTCAGGGACTATTTGTGCCAGTTCATGGTGGTTGAGCTTCAACCAGGAGGTGTCGCTCAAAAGGGGGCGAATATAACTGATGCACCACCACGGGTCACGCAGATTAACATCCATGAATACATCCGGTGTTACCTGATGTTTGATCGCCTGAAGCGTACCCGCAGAAACCGCATTCCGTATGGCCAGGGTTCCATGGTATAAATACGGGTGTTTCGACAATCCGGGTAGTTGCCCGGAGTGAATATAGTCATAGGCACAGGGACTGACGATGTCGTAGCAGGGTTCATTGTCAGCAATATTTACTTGAACGCGGCCGGTTGGCTGATTGGCCTGGGTCTGAAGTCCGTTAAGATCCATCCCCCACCCCGCCATGGCATCTTTGATCTGTTCCCCTAACAGGTCTTCTCCCACCGAGGAAATAAATAATGGTGCCGCACCAAAGGCCTGTAAATGCCAGGCCACATTAAAAGGCGCCCCGCCTAAAACCTTTTGTCCATCCGGGAAACAATCAAATAAAACTTCACCAAATACGATCATCTGTCTGCCTGTCATATTCGTTAATCCATTGATTTTAATTCCGGAAAATAATGATGTATGCCCTCCAGAATACCTGCTGCATAGTTGCCGTTCATATTTAAATAACCTCCGCGGGCAATATAAAGATGCTTTGAAGAAACGGTTTTACCGATCTTTGCTTGCACCTGTGATTTTAATTCGGGGGATGCATTGGCCACAAGGATTGACTTTATGGGACTTAAAAGAACCGCTATGTCGTTGCCACTGTCTCCGGAAAATACAGTCCGGTCATAATCAAAAGAGTTGGTTTTCATCAGAAATTCAATTGCTTCTCGTTTGTCGGCACTGGCCGGCAGAATGTCCAGCAAACCAGTCTTTTTTTGTTCATCGATACTCCAGATGGTCTTGATCTGTAATCCATGCGGCTTTATTCGCAATTGGATTTCATCCGCCAATATGCCCGGATTGATATCCAAAGGCACATAATAACTGAGTTTATATCGCCCTTGTTTTTCCTCTTCCTGGAGCTGACATTGAGTTAGATCAGAAAGGAAGGCAGCCAGATCCTTTCGGCTTTTGCCTTTCCAGTCATGGCAGATATGCTGATCCCAGTCAATTAAACGAAGCCACCGGTCGGACTGAATGTGATAAACAGTGCTTCCCACGTCTGTGACGGCATAATCCGGTACAGGCAGGTTAAAGCGGGCAATGGCATCCATTACCAGTTTTTTATCCCGTCCGGTCACATATGCAAGTTCTATCTCCGGCCTTGCAACCAGCTTTCGGAACAATGGCATTGCCTGGGGGCAGAGCGGTTGATGACCATTAGGAATAAGTGTCCGGTCCAGATCCGTACAAATTAAGAGCTTATCTAACATGGGATTATTTTTCACAGCGCCTGAAAAAATCATAATACTCAATGCCGTCCAGGATACCGGCTGCAAATTTTTTTTCGGAAAAATAAATCGGTTCAATATCTGTTAAGTTGGAAAGTTCTTCATTATGCCGATTTTTAACAACAACAGAAAGGGTGTTCCCCCGCATCAGATCTTCATCTGCGCCAGATCCGCCTGCAGTTAACATATGGTCGAGCGCAATATCCCATTGTTCGGAAAACCATCGGATCGCATACCCTTTTGAGGCTCTGATGGGTATAATGTCCAGAAATTGTCCAAATGAATATATGAGGTTGACGGTCTGCTCATTTTGATACAACAGGGTTTTAATGTCATCCAGTGAGGGAGCCAGTTTTGGATCGTAATAATAACTGATTTTATGCCGGCTCTGTTCTGCTTTGGGCT
Encoded here:
- a CDS encoding alpha-amylase family glycosyl hydrolase — protein: MYEQFSHSLLNEILDKLKPKIRKQDLHHFYTRLGANFYSLFLIFEQLYGQRDDFNEHLLYLVETMARQYIKRPRNLRRSDLAREKDFNWFLDQKWVGMTLYADGFADNLKGVQAKLAYLQELGVNLVHIMPILKCPKGASDGGYAVSDFRKINDKIGTLENVKNLAKEMKQREMLLTLDVVVNHVSDEHEWAQKARSGDPRYQDYFYCFENRKIPDMFEQTLPEIFPDQAPGNFTWDETMHKWVMTVFNTYQWDLNYSNPAVFIEMLDVLLFWANQGVDILRLDAVAFLWKKIGSTSQNEYEAHKLLQLFKDCCQITAPGVVFIAEAIVAPVEIVKYFGEDAINAKECEIAYNATLMALLWDAVATKNAKLLTQGIKNLPDKLERATWLNYIRCHDDIGLGFTNEDIAQAGYEPRSHREFIINYFAGKFENSSARGLLFAHNKKNNDARISGTLTSLIGLEKALEENDPEKIDIIIQHILLLHSIIFSFGGIPLIYYGDELGTINDYSYIEDISKANDSRWAHRPRIDWENAMRRKQPGTVEYKIFNALKKMIAVRKKVSEFSDFNNRKLLEISNPQLLAYVRFNIKTRKSVLVVGNFDAHPQYLNLFELETQGFQMGEHIRDLYSGNTPTLFKDQLVLPPYRFYWLAGN
- a CDS encoding PfkB family carbohydrate kinase; its protein translation is MTGRQMIVFGEVLFDCFPDGQKVLGGAPFNVAWHLQAFGAAPLFISSVGEDLLGEQIKDAMAGWGMDLNGLQTQANQPTGRVQVNIADNEPCYDIVSPCAYDYIHSGQLPGLSKHPYLYHGTLAIRNAVSAGTLQAIKHQVTPDVFMDVNLRDPWWCISYIRPLLSDTSWLKLNHHELAQIVPDRSKEENRINTLFCATHVKHIILTHGEKGAVIYMANGASPISVSPEKTISVIDTVGAGDAFSSVLLLGKLKNWALETTLKRAQEFAGAVVEIRGATTTDKRFYKPFLNAWK
- a CDS encoding HAD-IIB family hydrolase, with the translated sequence MIFSGAVKNNPMLDKLLICTDLDRTLIPNGHQPLCPQAMPLFRKLVARPEIELAYVTGRDKKLVMDAIARFNLPVPDYAVTDVGSTVYHIQSDRWLRLIDWDQHICHDWKGKSRKDLAAFLSDLTQCQLQEEEKQGRYKLSYYVPLDINPGILADEIQLRIKPHGLQIKTIWSIDEQKKTGLLDILPASADKREAIEFLMKTNSFDYDRTVFSGDSGNDIAVLLSPIKSILVANASPELKSQVQAKIGKTVSSKHLYIARGGYLNMNGNYAAGILEGIHHYFPELKSMD